The Oscillatoria acuminata PCC 6304 genomic interval TACATACGCATCAAAAATAGCATTTTGCCGAATGTGGCAAGGTGTTTCTTTGACCCATTCAGGTAAGTCGCTTTGCATCACCTGATTGCGTAACTTCAACTTGCTGCGGGGCTTGCCACTACGACTGAAGGCGATTGCCTGGTTGTAGCAATATCGACAAGCCGCCAGCCATTTACGCCAAACTTTATTGAGCTCGGGGCCCGGGTAAATCCGAATCTTCTTTGACCTGAGTTTTGTGTTTACTCCCTCCATTGAGTCGGCAACTGAAACCGTGGAGGATGGCGAGGATGTCCTCACCAATTTTTCGCTCTGGACTGAGACTTGTTTCGTTGAAAACCATGAATTCACAGCAGTTTTATTCACCGAGCCATCGAAACAAGTCAAACCCTCTTCTTGCCAATCGGTTCGAGTGGGCAACGACAACCATGCGGACATCTTTTCAGAGAATTTGTCCCAGTAAGGTACGCGGATTTTTGGGTGGGAACTTGAATTTGCCCCAACTTCAACTCGGGATGAAGGTGGGCTGGTAATTGTTGCCGAATGTTGCAACTTTTCGGCTGAGTTTTGGCTGTTGGGTGGGACTGCTGACTTTAGCATAGATGACAACACGGTTTATTTGGGAACCCCAAGCATTTTCTCCACTGCCTTGGCTGTGACCTGTTTGGCAATAGGGTTTTCCTCAACTCTTCTCAAGTTTATACCCCATTGCCCTAAAATCTCCTCCTAATACGTGATTAAATCTTACTCCCAACATCCGACTTTTGCGATCGCCTCTTTCGGATTTTAGAGTGGACAAGCCCCTAAATGGACCCCACGACGGTTTCAGGCCCCTTACCCGAGTGGAGAAACCGGGTTTCTTGACCCCCTCTATGAAAATTGGCAAAAAACTTCCTAAGAAACCCGGTTTCTGGTCCCTTACCCGAGTGGAGAAACCGGGTTTCTTGACCCCCTCTATGAAAATTGGCAAAAAATTTCCTCAGAGACCCGGTTTCTGGTCCCTTACCCGAGTGAAGAATGGGTGCGGTGGTGGATTGAGAGGAGTTAGCTAGATCTCCCCACAAGCGCTAACTTCAGTCTTGTAAAGTTACCGCAAGTGAGGCAAATGTAGCTAACTCTAGTCAGATACTCTAGGGAAGATTTATGAAGATCTGGTGAAGGGGAAGAAAAATAGACCAAGAGAAAGAAAGTTAGCAGCAGAGGCGATCGCACTGTTGGTACAGGAATCCACTCCCACCCCACCCGTTCCTATTCCACGGGTAGATCAGCGATTACTGATCCCGAGTCGGGGGGTCTCCATTATCTTTCTATTCGAGATCCAACCAGTCCTCGATTTCTTGCACTAACCAGATACACTCTTCCTCAGTAAGTTTGCGCCCGGAATTTCCAAAGGCATATTGTTGATAATATCCGGGGCTGGGTCCAGCGGTGAGGGCCACTCCCATGACGAATTTTTGATTGTCGTAGAAGATAGAGGCGGTTTGAATATGCGCGGTAACGCCCAGTTGTCTTCGGTAGGTAAAACCTAACCGCTTTTTCTGGATCTCAAAGGTGTTGCGATCGCGTTCTAAACAGACGATGGTTCGTTCAAAATACTCGCTCAAACAGGCAACCATCCCCAGGGGAATTAAAATCGGCAGGATGACGGTTGCCACTTGCAGGACCAAGGACAACAGGGATAAGGAACCAATACCAATTAATAGATACACCAACACCTGAGCAATAATATCCGATGTGCTCAGATTATCTCGCAAGGAGGCGACAGTCCGTTCAATTAGCTTTAACCCCCGTTGCCACAGGTTTAACCCCCAGGTTACGACTTTTAATCCCGGTTCGGGTAGAATGATTTCTAGTTTTTGGGGGGTTGTCCGCAGTTGAATCGGGGTGATGTCCGGTTGATAAAAGGGGGCGTTGTCTGGGGAGAGGGTGGCGACTCCTTCTAAGGCGGCGATCGCCTCCGACGCCGTGGGATAGCGATTGTCTACCTGGGTTTGGGTCAGGGTTTCCAGCCAACTGATTAAATAGGGGCTGAATTGGGGACTGAGGCGATCGCCAAATTCTAGCTGCAAATTCTTTTGCAGTAAGTCGGCAGGGGGTACGCCAGTGAGTAGGTGAACCAAAGTTGCACCAACGGCATATAAATCCGATGCCGGGACCGCTTGTCCCCCAAATTGTTCTAACGGAGTATAGCCATAAGTGCCAACCACGGTAAAGCTGCGTCCAGGTGTGAGCAAGTTCCGGTCCTGGGCGGCCCCAAAATCTACTAAATAAATTTCGTTGTCTTCTCCTAATATAATATTGCTGGGTTTAATATCTCGGTGGAGTACGGGAGGATTTAACTCATGAAGGTAACATAAGATATTCAACAGGGCAGTGGCTATCTCCTCAACTTCCTCCTCACTAAACCGCCTGCCGCGATCGAGCCAGTCCTGAAGTGAAGCCCCAGGGATATACTCCTGAACTAACCCAGACCACAGGGTCCCATCATCGATCGCAAAATAATCCCGATACCGAGGAATGCGCGGATGGGTTAAATTTTGGAGGACCTTCGCCTCCCGTTCAAACAGCTTGAGACTTTCCCATGCTTTCGCACCACCCCAGACGAGCAACTTGACGACGACGAATTCCTCTGTTGTCAGATCCACGGCTAACCAGGTTTCCCTGGTCGGGTTATCATTTAACTGCTCTTGCAGTTGATACCGCTCTTGCAATACCGACCCTGTTTCCGGCATATTGTCACAATCCAATCTGGACTAACGTGATAGTTCCCCTCTCTAGGTTAGCAATTCTTGCTCCTCGATGGAAAGGGTTCAGGGTTGAGGACCCGCCAGGGCAGTTTTCCAGGCGGTGGGATGGGTGCGCCAGGGTCAAGGGGTCGCCCTCCTTTGTTCAATCTGAGGAGAACGGCGTCAATTGGCCTAATTAATGCAATCAGGGCAGTTGAGGCGATCGCCGGGGTGGGATGAGTCATTAATATAGAGAGAAGGGCAGATTCTCCGGGCAAGATTGTCGAGCAAAAAGGGCGATCGCTTGATCCGTCAAGGTAGGGGAACCCCTGCGCCAATCCCGGACAATCCGATTTGGAGGGAAAGGCCGAACAAAAGTCAAGTGCTTTGGATAACATTTGGTCTGATTAATTTGGGAAAATTTCCCCGGGTTTCCCGGGAATCCGAGGTTCTCACAAGAGGGAAATCCCCCTGGGGTTGACTGACAAGGAATTCCACTGTCGAATCAATGTGACCCTAGGGGCAAGAACGGGACTGCTTAACATTAAGAAATAAACAACCTTTTAGATGTTAAAGCAATCTAAATATTCTTTTAACAAAGTTGCTGTTATGGGCGGCAGATAATACGGTACAATATATTAAATCAGCTAAAAAGCTAAAGAAATAAGAGCAAAATCCAATTGTCATAAAAAGCTCAAAAAAAGATTTAAAAACTTGCCGAATTTTCAAAAAATGAGTTATGATTTACATGGAAAGAAAAAAACAAAGAAGTTTAACTTTCCAACACGCTTAAAGACGAGCATCAGGTAATCAGGAGTAGGATATATGGTTTCTACAGCTCCAGAACAACAATCAGCCCAAGGTTCCAAAGAAACACAGTTTGTATTGGTTTTTGAAGAAGTCGGTTTAGCAGATTTAGGCTTAGTGGGGGGGAAAAACTCCTCATTAGGTGAAATGATCCAACAGCTTAAATCAAAGGGAGTCAACGTCCCCACCGGCTTTGCAACCACTGCTTATGCCTATCGGTATTTTATCGAGAAAGCCGGGTTAGAGCAAAAACTACGGACCTTGTTTGCGGATCTGGATCTCAACGATGTTAACAATCTGCGGGAGCGCGGCAAGCAAGCACGGGCAATGGTGATGAATACACCCTTCCCGAAAGAATTAGACGATGCGATCGCAGCGGCTTACCTCAAATTGTGCCAAGGCTATGGTGCCAATGCTGAATTCTGCAAACGCTTTGGTCCAGAGTATCAAGAAATCTGTGAAAAATTCAGCAGCGATCTTGACGTAGCCGTTCGTTCTAGCGCTACTGCCGAAGACTTACCTGATGCGAGTTTTGCCGGACAACAGGAAACTTACCTGAACGTCCACGGCGTCAAAGGTGTGCTTGAATCGTGTCATAAGTGCTTCGCGTCCTTATTTACCGATCGCGCCATCTCCTATCGCCATCAATATGCCTCCAAACGGCCCGACTTTGACGAATTCAGCGTCGCGCTTTCTGTAGGTGTCCAAAAAATGGTCCGGTCCGACTTAGCCAGTTCTGGCGTGATGTTCTCCATCGACACAGAAACCGGCTTCAAGAATGCCGCCTTAGTCACCGCTGCCTATGGTTTAGGGGAAAACGTCGTCCAAGGTGCAGTCAACCCCGACGAATACTTTGTCTTCAAACCGACCCTCAAAGAAGGCAAACGCCCAATCCTCGAAAAACGACTGGGCAGTAAAGAAATCAAAATGGTGTATGACGTAGGTGGGTCGAAACTTACCAAAAACGTCCCCGTTTCCGTTCCCGAACGCGATCAATACTGTATCAACGATGATGAAATTCTCACCTTAGCCAAATGGGCCTGCATCATCGAAGACCACTACAGCGAATCCCGGGGCAAATATACCCCAATGGACATTGAGTGGGCCAAAGACGGGATTACTGGCGAACTGTTCATCGTGCAAGCGCGTCCAGAAACCGTCCAATCCCAAAAAGCCGGAAACGTCATCCGTAACTTCAAACTCAATGGCACTAGTGACATTGTAGTCCGGGGTCGTGCCGTCGGTGAAATGATTGGCCAAGGTAAAGCTCGTGTCATCTTAGATGTGCACAATCTCGACCTGTTCCAACAAGGTGAAGTTTTAGTGACCAACAAGACGGACCCGGATTGGGAACCGATCATGAAAAAAGCGAGTGCGATCGTCACCAACCAAGGGGGACGGACTTGCCACGCCGCCATTATCGCCCGGGAAATGGGGATTCCAGCCATCGTCGGTTGCGGAACTGCCACCCAAGATATCAAGAGTGGACAAGAGGTCACCGTCTCCTGTTCTGAAGGGGAAGAAGGCAAAGTCTATGAAGGTCTAGTTCCCTTCGAGATTCTCGAAACGGCGATCGACAACCTGCCACGCACCAACACCAAAATCTTGATGAACGTCGGCAACCCAGAAGAAGCCTTCGGTTTATCCTCTATCCCTTGCGATGGCGTTGGTTTAGCCCGGTTTGAGTTCATCATCGCCAACCACATCAAAGCTCACCCCTTGGCCTTGATTCACTTTGATACCCTCGAAGATCAAGCCGTCAAGAAAGAGATTGGCGAACTGACGAAACTGTATTCTCACAAACCGGACTTCTTCGTAGACAAACTGGCTCATGGGATTGGCACGATCGCCGCTGCCTTCTATCCCAACCCAGTAGTTGTCCGGATGTCTGACTTCAAGAGCAACGAATATGCCAACCTCCTCGGTGGTAAGCAATTCGAGCCCAAAGAAGAAAACCCAATGATCGGCTGGCGGGGTGCTTCTCGTTACTACGACCCCAACTATACCGAAGCCTACGGGTTAGAGTGCGTCGCCCTCAAACGGGTCCGGGACGACATGGGACTGACCAACGTCATTCCGATGATTCCCTTCTGCCGCACCCCAGACGAAGGTCGCAAAGTGTTAGAGACAATGGAAAAATACGGTCTCAAACGCGGCGAAAATGGACTGCAAGTCTATGTGATGTGCGAAATCCCCAGTAACGTCATTCTGGCGGAACAATTCGCCGAAGTCTTCGACGGCTTCTCGATCGGTTCCAATGACTTGACCCAGCTCACTTTGGGTCTGGACCGTGACTCCTCCTTAGTGGCACATATCTTTGACGAACGCAACCAAGCGGTTAAAGATATGGTGACAATGGTCATCAAAACTGCTAAGAAAACGGGTCGCAAGATTGGGATCTGCGGTCAAGCGCCTTCGGACTATCCCGAATTTGCACGCTTCCTGGTAGAACTGGGGATTGACTCGATCAGCTTGAACCCTGACTCGGTGATGAAGACTCTCCTCGATATTGCCAAGTTGGAAGAAAGCATGAAATAATTCTGCCTTCTCAGTAAGATAGATAGATTGGTGGGAGAGTTGACTCTCCCGCGCTAGAGACTAAAAAGCCCGCTGATGCGGGCTTTTTTTGAGATGTTAGGGTTCTCAGAGGGAAGAACCTCACCCCCCTAGCCCCCCTCTCCTTGTAAAGGAGAGGGGGGGACAAGAGGAAAGAACCTAGCCCTGTTAAGGTGTATTTGTAGGGGCGTATTGCATAAATTCTCTTATGTATGCAATACGCCCCTACAAGAAACAGGGATGAGGCGGGATTCCATTGACCGATAAAGAGGGCGTATGCAATACGCCCCTACAAGAAACAGGGATGAGGCGGGATTCAATTTACCACCAATTCAGGGCTAGAGGAAAGAACCTCACCCCCCTAGCCCCCCTCTCCTTGTAAAGGAGAGGGGGGGACAAGAGGACAAGGAAAGCATGAATGGTATAAATATTTTATGAGGTAAATCAGGGGTGATATCTCGGTGGATTTTAACTCTAATTTGAACTTGAAACGAGTGCTGATCCTTGGTGGAACAGGAGATGCCAGGGAGTTGGCCGATCGCATGGATGAAATGCCCGGGGTGGAAGTGATGACCTCTTTAGCCGGTCGAACTCGTCATCCTGTGGTGCGATCGCCACAGACTCGGATTGGTGGGTTTGGCGGGGTGGCAGGACTGAGCCAGTATTTGCGAGAACAGCACATTGATCTGCTGATTGATGCTACCCATCCCTTTGCGGAGCAAATTTCAGGGAATGCCGCTGAGGCTGCTGCTGCGGTGGGTATTCCCCGTTTAATGTTGATGCGTCCGGGGTGGGAACGTCGGGAGGGCGACTGCTGGATTGAAGTGGAGAGTCATGCAGATGCAGCAGGGGTATTACCAACCCTTGCTCAACGGATATTTCTCACGATTGGTCGGCAAGAATTGGCTGCTTTTGCTCACTTGCAAGATCTGTGGTTTCTAATGCGGATGATTGATCCACCCTCACCGGATGCGGCAGTTCCCCCAGGCAGACTGCTGTTGGAACGGGGGCCATTTGACCTCGCCGAGGAGCGATCGCTGTTGCAGCAGTATAAGATTGGGGCGATCGTCAGTAAAAACAGTGGCGGTGATGCCACTTATGCCAAAATCATTGCCGCCAGGGAGTTAGGCATTCCGGTGGTGATGATCCAACGTGCACCTGTCCCAGAAGGGGACAGGGTGGCAGATGTTGAGGGGGCTTTAGCTTGGCTTAAAAATAGGTTGTCGCCATTCAACAACTAGCTAACAACCTAGCTAAATAAGGGGATTCATCCCTTGACCACCACCCATTGAGTGACGGGTGCCATTGCCTTCCAGCCTAAAAATTTTCCCACAGGTTCTGCTCTTTGAATGGCAATGCGGGTGAGGTGACCTCCCCATTGGCGATATCCTTGGAAGAGGGTTTGTTCGCTCTCGACGGTGACGGCATTGGCGACGAGACGACCACCGGGACGGAGGGCCTGCCAGCAGGTTTCTAGGAGATCCGGTGTGGTGATGCCACCCCCGATGAAGATGGCATCGGGTTCGGGGAGGTTTTTGAGGGCATCGGGGGCGGGTTTGGGGATGATGGTGAGGTGGGGGACGCCCAATGCGGTGGCATTGTTGGCGATGTATTGCAGGCGAGTGGGATGTTGCTCAATGGCGATCGCCCGACAACGGCGATCGGTCCGCATCCATTCAATGGAGATCGAACCACAGCCTGCCCCCACATCCCACAGCAGTTGTCCCGGGAGGGGTGCAAGGCTGGATAAGGTAACCGCACGAACTTCTCGTTTTGTCAACTGTCCATCATGGTGGTAGGCGGTGTCGGGAAGTCCCGGAGTCTGAGGTGAGAGGGGGGAGAAAGCGGGGGGGTGGAGATGAAGGGCGATCGTATTCAGATTATCCAGTTCCGTCTCAGTCCAGGTGGCGGCAATGCCCTCAGTGAGACGTTCCTGGGGTCCGCCCATCCGCTCTAAAACGGTGATTTGACTGTTGCCATACCCCTGTTTTGTGAGACATTGGGCGACGGTGGAGGGGGTGGTTTTGTCCGCACTAAGGACGAGAATTTTGGCCCCGGGATACAATACGGCATTTAACAGGGCCGGATCTCGTCCGCAGAGGCTGAGAGTTTCCACCTCAGTCCGGGACCAACCTAGGCGCGCACAGGCTAGACTGAAA includes:
- a CDS encoding serine/threonine protein kinase — protein: MPETGSVLQERYQLQEQLNDNPTRETWLAVDLTTEEFVVVKLLVWGGAKAWESLKLFEREAKVLQNLTHPRIPRYRDYFAIDDGTLWSGLVQEYIPGASLQDWLDRGRRFSEEEVEEIATALLNILCYLHELNPPVLHRDIKPSNIILGEDNEIYLVDFGAAQDRNLLTPGRSFTVVGTYGYTPLEQFGGQAVPASDLYAVGATLVHLLTGVPPADLLQKNLQLEFGDRLSPQFSPYLISWLETLTQTQVDNRYPTASEAIAALEGVATLSPDNAPFYQPDITPIQLRTTPQKLEIILPEPGLKVVTWGLNLWQRGLKLIERTVASLRDNLSTSDIIAQVLVYLLIGIGSLSLLSLVLQVATVILPILIPLGMVACLSEYFERTIVCLERDRNTFEIQKKRLGFTYRRQLGVTAHIQTASIFYDNQKFVMGVALTAGPSPGYYQQYAFGNSGRKLTEEECIWLVQEIEDWLDLE
- the ppsA gene encoding phosphoenolpyruvate synthase; the encoded protein is MVSTAPEQQSAQGSKETQFVLVFEEVGLADLGLVGGKNSSLGEMIQQLKSKGVNVPTGFATTAYAYRYFIEKAGLEQKLRTLFADLDLNDVNNLRERGKQARAMVMNTPFPKELDDAIAAAYLKLCQGYGANAEFCKRFGPEYQEICEKFSSDLDVAVRSSATAEDLPDASFAGQQETYLNVHGVKGVLESCHKCFASLFTDRAISYRHQYASKRPDFDEFSVALSVGVQKMVRSDLASSGVMFSIDTETGFKNAALVTAAYGLGENVVQGAVNPDEYFVFKPTLKEGKRPILEKRLGSKEIKMVYDVGGSKLTKNVPVSVPERDQYCINDDEILTLAKWACIIEDHYSESRGKYTPMDIEWAKDGITGELFIVQARPETVQSQKAGNVIRNFKLNGTSDIVVRGRAVGEMIGQGKARVILDVHNLDLFQQGEVLVTNKTDPDWEPIMKKASAIVTNQGGRTCHAAIIAREMGIPAIVGCGTATQDIKSGQEVTVSCSEGEEGKVYEGLVPFEILETAIDNLPRTNTKILMNVGNPEEAFGLSSIPCDGVGLARFEFIIANHIKAHPLALIHFDTLEDQAVKKEIGELTKLYSHKPDFFVDKLAHGIGTIAAAFYPNPVVVRMSDFKSNEYANLLGGKQFEPKEENPMIGWRGASRYYDPNYTEAYGLECVALKRVRDDMGLTNVIPMIPFCRTPDEGRKVLETMEKYGLKRGENGLQVYVMCEIPSNVILAEQFAEVFDGFSIGSNDLTQLTLGLDRDSSLVAHIFDERNQAVKDMVTMVIKTAKKTGRKIGICGQAPSDYPEFARFLVELGIDSISLNPDSVMKTLLDIAKLEESMK
- a CDS encoding cobalt-precorrin-6A reductase, translating into MKRVLILGGTGDARELADRMDEMPGVEVMTSLAGRTRHPVVRSPQTRIGGFGGVAGLSQYLREQHIDLLIDATHPFAEQISGNAAEAAAAVGIPRLMLMRPGWERREGDCWIEVESHADAAGVLPTLAQRIFLTIGRQELAAFAHLQDLWFLMRMIDPPSPDAAVPPGRLLLERGPFDLAEERSLLQQYKIGAIVSKNSGGDATYAKIIAARELGIPVVMIQRAPVPEGDRVADVEGALAWLKNRLSPFNN
- a CDS encoding bifunctional cobalt-precorrin-7 (C(5))-methyltransferase/cobalt-precorrin-6B (C(15))-methyltransferase, which produces MQKWLSVVGIGEDGLAGISPVGRSLLDQATVIVGGERHLAMLPPEDPREQLLWTSPIADSVQQVIQRRGQALCILASGDPLCYGIGVTLLRHIPITEITLVPAPSAFSLACARLGWSRTEVETLSLCGRDPALLNAVLYPGAKILVLSADKTTPSTVAQCLTKQGYGNSQITVLERMGGPQERLTEGIAATWTETELDNLNTIALHLHPPAFSPLSPQTPGLPDTAYHHDGQLTKREVRAVTLSSLAPLPGQLLWDVGAGCGSISIEWMRTDRRCRAIAIEQHPTRLQYIANNATALGVPHLTIIPKPAPDALKNLPEPDAIFIGGGITTPDLLETCWQALRPGGRLVANAVTVESEQTLFQGYRQWGGHLTRIAIQRAEPVGKFLGWKAMAPVTQWVVVKG